A portion of the Phormidium ambiguum IAM M-71 genome contains these proteins:
- a CDS encoding hybrid sensor histidine kinase/response regulator: protein MSTMLANYNLLEILYEGATTCVYRAKTSKKDLGETSVIIKTLKVEYPTIDQLNRLKHEYQILQSLEIKEIFKPIALEKYRNGLALILPDFDGQPLVKAIANQPLNLNNFLQIAIHLAEILAQLHQQNIIHKDIKSHNILVNEKTGEVRLIDFGISSRLSREKSPISSINLLEGTLSYISPEQTGRMNRSIDYRTDFYSLGVTFYEMLTGQLPFPATDTLEIIHCHIAKTPIPPHIVDSNIPEVVSDIVMKLMAKTAENRYQSALGLKADLEICLQMWQSFGQISPFKIGEFDLFSQFSIPEKLYGRDREVDLLMNTFDRVSTGNTEVMMVKGYSGIGKSSLVNEIRKPIVGARGYFISGKFDQFQRNIPYSAIVTAFQSLIRQLLTENETQLTQWRNKLLAVLGNNAQVIIDVIPDVELIIGKQPAAPELAPTEAQNRFNFVFQNFIRVFCSPDHPLVLFLDDLQWADSATLKLLEVILTDPETGYLLLIGAYRDNEVSTSHPLTITIDSLRYKNIEIHEITLANLALADLRNLIADTLHSDINSVQSLADLILRKTSGNPFFTNLFLKTLYQDKLLSFDISHHSKACWQWDINQIEAIDITDNVVELTIQKLRKLPESTQQVLQLAACVGNSFDLQTLATIYKRSLLDTYDLLLPAIEENLVLPNSELKFFTEDRIDIYLLSLKSKFLHDRVQQAAYALIDDNAKQITHLQIGRLLRQNISLQTSPEKIFEIVDHLNIGITLVKEESERIKIAQLNLIAGQKAKAAAAYVAAIAYLQVGLSLLTENSWNNQYELTLALHTEAAEAAFLNGDFEEMQRLVEIVQNCAKRLLDIVKVYQVQIQAYMGQNKLLEALNTGLQVLKQLGIEFPDSPNPSDIGQALGETAAILSGTRNEELIDLPKMSDPHQLATIGILSSIFSACYSAMPSLVPLIVCKQVNLSVQYGNASVSPVAYGVYSILICGILGDIDRGYEFGQLALRLVAKLNAKEIEARTCHLVYAAVKHWKEHAKNSLEAFRSAFSSGVETGDLEYAGYAIMVWSHYSFFVGKELIQLEREIATYTDAVHQISHETALNNTKICWQAVLNMLGRSQNRCQLKGEVYDEEKMLPLHQQTNNQLAIHYLHLQKLALCYVFENYPEALKTIPIIESSFGASTGQLTVVIFYFYDSLVRLGLYSAASQSEQQDILDKVQTNQEKMQKWAHYAPMNHLHKFYLVEAERNRVLGEKIEAIENYDKAIALAKENEYINEEALASELAAKFYLSWGKEAIAQLYFQKAHYAYQVWGAQAKVEHLETKYPQFLVTSVKSGTNIKNPQITTHHSEHDKNLDLATVMKAAQALSGEIILNNLLTSLMQILLENAGAETGVLILEKNEQLFIEATGNVNQNIITVQQSIPVATNQFLPLSIINYVRQTQENIVLSDATREGIFTTDNYIVNQQPKSVLCTPIVHQGKLIGILYLENNLTTGAFNTERVEVLQLLSSQAAISIENARLYQDLATANTDLKQSHEQLEDYSKTLELKVEERTLQLKQEVRDRQRAEEIAQSANRAKSEFLANMSHELRTPLNGILGYTQICRKDRELSEQQKNRIGVIHQCGEHLLTLINDILDLSKIEARKMELYPREFHFDEFLQSIVEICKIKAEQKGISLIYETLSPLPKVVQADDKRLRQVVLNLLGNAIKFTETGAIAFKVGYQDQKIRFQVEDSGVGIATDQLNEIFQPFQQVGENSRKTEGTGLGLAISGQLVEMMGGKLQVKSTLGIGSTFWFDLDLPETTSIKNTLNTLTRTIIGVKGKKPKILVVDDKPTNRAILVNFLEPIGFDVLDAIDGQDGLNKAQEFQPDAILLDLVMPNLDGFEATRRLRLIPALKDVIVIAISASVFEFDQQQSIQVGCNDFLPKPIREEDLLQKLQQYLKLEWIYENNNEIRELLKEKVNSENSAVSSVNFSNLAIPPATEVAIFLDLAMRGDLRAIAKRATQLEELNQEWSLFASHLRQLAKEFKGRQILEFLNQI from the coding sequence ATGAGTACTATGCTCGCCAATTACAATTTACTAGAAATCCTTTATGAAGGCGCAACCACCTGTGTTTACCGAGCTAAAACATCTAAAAAAGATTTAGGAGAAACTTCTGTCATTATTAAAACACTGAAAGTTGAGTACCCTACAATTGACCAGCTTAATCGCTTAAAACATGAATATCAAATTCTGCAAAGCTTAGAAATTAAAGAAATTTTTAAGCCAATAGCTCTAGAAAAATATCGTAATGGATTAGCCTTAATTTTACCTGATTTTGATGGCCAACCATTAGTTAAAGCGATCGCCAACCAACCATTAAATTTAAACAATTTTTTACAAATTGCCATTCATTTAGCGGAAATTTTAGCACAGCTGCATCAACAAAATATTATTCACAAAGATATTAAATCTCACAACATTCTAGTTAATGAAAAAACAGGTGAAGTTAGGTTAATTGATTTTGGTATTTCTAGCCGTTTATCAAGAGAAAAGTCTCCAATTAGTTCCATTAATCTTCTTGAAGGAACTCTTTCTTATATATCTCCAGAACAAACGGGAAGAATGAATCGATCGATCGATTACCGCACCGATTTTTATTCTTTAGGAGTGACTTTCTATGAAATGTTAACTGGACAATTACCGTTTCCCGCAACCGACACTTTAGAAATCATTCATTGTCACATTGCTAAAACACCAATCCCACCTCATATTGTCGATTCCAATATTCCCGAAGTAGTCTCGGATATTGTCATGAAATTAATGGCTAAAACCGCAGAAAATCGTTATCAAAGTGCGTTAGGACTGAAAGCAGACTTAGAAATTTGTCTCCAGATGTGGCAAAGTTTTGGTCAAATTTCTCCGTTCAAAATAGGAGAATTCGATTTATTTAGCCAATTTTCGATTCCAGAAAAGTTGTATGGACGCGATCGAGAAGTTGATTTGTTAATGAATACTTTCGATCGCGTCAGTACAGGCAACACTGAAGTTATGATGGTTAAAGGCTACTCTGGTATTGGAAAATCATCATTAGTTAATGAAATTCGTAAACCGATAGTTGGTGCGCGAGGATACTTTATTTCTGGTAAATTCGATCAATTTCAACGCAATATTCCTTACTCGGCAATTGTTACAGCTTTTCAATCATTAATTAGACAACTCCTAACAGAAAATGAAACCCAACTAACGCAATGGCGAAACAAACTTTTAGCAGTTTTGGGCAACAATGCTCAAGTTATTATCGATGTGATTCCAGATGTCGAATTAATTATTGGTAAGCAACCTGCTGCACCGGAATTAGCGCCTACAGAAGCACAAAATCGATTTAACTTTGTCTTTCAAAACTTTATCCGTGTTTTCTGTTCACCAGATCATCCTTTAGTACTGTTTCTTGATGATTTACAATGGGCTGATTCTGCTACGTTGAAGTTATTAGAAGTAATCTTAACCGATCCAGAAACGGGCTACTTACTTTTAATTGGCGCGTATCGAGATAATGAAGTTAGTACTAGTCATCCTTTAACAATTACAATTGATTCCCTACGTTATAAAAATATTGAAATTCATGAAATTACTTTAGCAAATTTAGCTTTAGCCGATCTTAGAAATCTGATTGCTGATACGCTGCATAGTGATATAAATTCTGTCCAATCATTAGCCGATTTGATTCTTCGTAAAACATCAGGAAATCCGTTTTTTACTAATCTATTTTTAAAGACTTTATATCAGGATAAATTGTTAAGTTTTGATATATCACACCACAGTAAAGCTTGTTGGCAATGGGATATTAACCAAATAGAAGCGATCGATATTACAGATAATGTTGTCGAATTAACGATCCAAAAGTTGCGAAAATTACCCGAATCTACGCAACAAGTCTTGCAGTTAGCAGCTTGTGTAGGTAACTCTTTTGATTTGCAAACTCTGGCAACTATTTATAAGCGATCGCTATTAGATACTTACGATCTTCTGTTACCTGCAATTGAAGAAAACTTAGTGTTACCAAACTCTGAATTAAAGTTTTTTACAGAAGATCGGATTGATATCTATTTACTCAGCTTAAAATCTAAGTTTCTCCATGACCGAGTACAACAAGCGGCTTATGCGTTGATTGATGATAATGCTAAACAAATTACTCATCTACAAATAGGTCGGTTACTCCGGCAAAATATATCATTACAAACATCGCCAGAAAAGATATTTGAAATCGTCGATCATCTTAATATCGGAATTACCTTAGTTAAAGAAGAATCCGAGAGAATTAAAATTGCTCAATTGAATTTAATTGCCGGACAAAAAGCTAAAGCAGCCGCAGCGTATGTAGCAGCGATCGCATATTTGCAAGTAGGTTTAAGCTTATTAACAGAAAATAGCTGGAACAATCAATACGAATTAACATTAGCATTACACACCGAAGCAGCAGAAGCAGCATTTCTCAATGGTGACTTTGAAGAAATGCAGAGATTAGTTGAAATAGTACAAAACTGTGCAAAAAGGCTATTGGACATCGTAAAAGTTTACCAAGTCCAGATTCAAGCTTATATGGGGCAAAACAAACTGCTGGAAGCATTGAACACGGGGTTGCAAGTGTTAAAGCAGTTGGGAATAGAGTTCCCCGACTCGCCAAACCCATCTGATATTGGGCAGGCTTTAGGAGAAACAGCGGCAATTTTAAGCGGAACGCGAAATGAGGAATTAATCGATCTCCCAAAAATGAGCGATCCTCATCAATTAGCAACGATCGGGATTCTATCAAGTATATTTTCTGCTTGCTATTCAGCAATGCCCTCACTGGTACCCTTAATCGTGTGCAAACAGGTTAATTTATCCGTTCAATATGGCAATGCTTCTGTATCTCCCGTTGCATACGGCGTATACAGTATTCTGATTTGTGGCATCTTGGGAGATATCGATCGGGGTTATGAATTCGGTCAATTAGCGTTACGTCTAGTGGCAAAGTTGAATGCCAAAGAAATCGAAGCCAGGACGTGCCATTTGGTGTATGCTGCCGTTAAACATTGGAAAGAACACGCTAAGAATTCTTTAGAAGCTTTTCGATCTGCTTTCTCCAGTGGCGTGGAAACCGGAGATTTAGAATATGCTGGCTACGCCATCATGGTGTGGAGTCATTACTCGTTTTTTGTTGGCAAGGAACTAATCCAACTCGAACGCGAGATAGCGACTTACACAGATGCCGTTCATCAAATTAGCCACGAAACAGCCCTCAATAACACAAAAATTTGTTGGCAAGCCGTCTTAAATATGCTGGGAAGAAGCCAAAATCGATGCCAGTTGAAGGGGGAAGTTTACGACGAAGAGAAAATGCTGCCGCTTCATCAGCAAACTAACAACCAACTAGCAATTCATTACTTGCATTTACAAAAACTGGCACTGTGTTATGTGTTTGAAAATTACCCCGAAGCTTTGAAAACTATCCCTATAATTGAAAGTTCTTTCGGCGCATCTACAGGACAGCTAACGGTCGTCATCTTTTATTTTTATGATTCTTTAGTACGGTTAGGTCTATATTCCGCCGCTTCACAATCTGAACAACAAGATATTCTTGACAAAGTACAAACTAATCAAGAAAAAATGCAGAAATGGGCGCATTATGCACCAATGAATCATCTGCATAAATTCTATTTGGTAGAGGCAGAAAGAAATCGAGTTTTAGGGGAAAAGATAGAAGCGATCGAGAATTACGACAAAGCGATCGCTCTCGCCAAAGAAAACGAGTATATCAATGAAGAAGCTTTGGCAAGTGAACTCGCTGCCAAATTCTATTTATCATGGGGAAAAGAAGCGATCGCGCAACTTTATTTCCAAAAAGCTCACTACGCTTACCAAGTTTGGGGCGCTCAAGCTAAAGTTGAGCATTTAGAAACCAAATATCCTCAATTTTTAGTAACTTCCGTTAAGAGTGGCACAAATATAAAAAATCCCCAAATCACAACGCATCATTCAGAACATGATAAAAACTTAGATTTAGCCACAGTTATGAAAGCAGCGCAAGCTCTTTCCGGTGAAATTATTTTAAACAACTTGCTGACAAGTTTGATGCAGATTTTACTGGAAAATGCTGGAGCAGAAACAGGAGTATTAATTCTGGAAAAAAATGAGCAATTATTCATTGAAGCAACGGGTAATGTTAATCAAAATATTATCACTGTTCAACAATCAATTCCTGTGGCAACAAATCAATTTTTACCATTGTCTATAATTAATTACGTTAGACAAACACAGGAAAATATAGTTCTTAGTGATGCCACACGCGAGGGAATTTTTACAACCGACAATTATATTGTTAATCAACAACCGAAATCTGTTTTATGTACGCCGATCGTTCATCAAGGTAAATTAATTGGTATTCTTTATTTGGAAAACAATTTAACGACAGGTGCTTTTAACACAGAGCGAGTAGAAGTTTTACAACTTCTATCTTCTCAGGCGGCAATCTCAATTGAAAATGCCCGTCTTTATCAAGATTTAGCAACTGCTAATACTGACTTGAAACAATCTCACGAACAGTTAGAAGATTATAGTAAAACGCTAGAATTAAAAGTAGAAGAACGAACCTTACAGCTTAAACAAGAAGTACGCGATCGCCAACGCGCCGAAGAAATAGCTCAATCTGCTAACCGCGCTAAAAGCGAATTTTTGGCAAATATGAGTCATGAACTGCGGACACCACTAAACGGCATTTTGGGATATACCCAGATTTGTCGTAAAGACCGAGAATTATCCGAGCAACAAAAAAATCGTATTGGAGTCATTCATCAATGTGGAGAACATTTATTAACGCTCATCAATGATATTTTAGATTTGTCTAAAATAGAAGCTCGTAAAATGGAACTGTATCCCAGAGAGTTTCATTTTGATGAATTTTTACAAAGTATTGTCGAGATTTGCAAAATTAAAGCTGAACAAAAAGGAATTTCCTTAATTTATGAGACATTATCTCCTTTACCCAAAGTCGTGCAAGCGGATGACAAAAGATTGCGCCAAGTGGTGTTGAATCTGTTGGGAAATGCGATTAAATTTACTGAAACGGGAGCGATCGCCTTTAAAGTAGGTTATCAAGACCAAAAAATTCGCTTTCAAGTCGAAGATTCAGGCGTGGGTATCGCCACCGATCAATTAAATGAAATTTTTCAACCATTTCAACAAGTAGGTGAAAATAGCCGTAAAACGGAAGGAACAGGATTAGGATTAGCCATCAGCGGTCAACTGGTGGAAATGATGGGTGGAAAGCTTCAAGTAAAGAGTACTTTGGGTATAGGTAGCACTTTCTGGTTTGATTTAGACTTGCCAGAAACAACTTCCATAAAAAATACTCTGAATACTTTAACGCGCACAATTATTGGAGTTAAAGGCAAAAAGCCAAAAATTTTAGTGGTAGATGATAAACCAACTAATCGTGCTATCTTGGTCAATTTTTTAGAACCAATTGGATTTGATGTGCTAGATGCTATAGATGGTCAAGATGGGCTAAATAAAGCACAAGAGTTTCAACCTGATGCGATCTTGCTTGATTTAGTAATGCCGAATTTAGACGGTTTTGAAGCAACTCGTCGGCTGAGATTAATTCCTGCTTTAAAAGATGTTATTGTGATTGCTATTTCAGCTAGCGTTTTTGAATTCGATCAACAACAAAGTATTCAGGTTGGCTGCAATGATTTTCTCCCTAAACCAATTCGAGAGGAAGATCTTTTGCAAAAATTGCAACAATATTTAAAGCTGGAATGGATTTATGAAAATAATAACGAAATAAGGGAATTATTAAAAGAGAAGGTAAACTCAGAAAATTCTGCCGTAAGTTCGGTTAATTTCTCTAATTTGGCAATTCCACCCGCAACAGAAGTCGCTATTTTTCTAGATTTAGCCATGCGAGGTGATTTGCGAGCGATCGCCAAACGAGCTACACAATTAGAGGAATTAAATCAAGAGTGGAGCTTGTTTGCTAGCCACTTGCGACAACTTGCTAAAGAATTTAAAGGACGGCAGATTTTAGAATTTTTAAACCAAATTTAA